The Streptomyces sp. Mut1 genome window below encodes:
- a CDS encoding aldehyde dehydrogenase family protein: MKAHDGMYIGGAWRPAAGTDTIAVVNPADEQVIAHVPAGTAEDVDAAVRAARAAFPGWAATPPAGRAARIGALRDVLAARADEIAETVTAELGAPLKLSQTVHAGLPVMVAGSYAELAASYAFEERHGNSTVFLEPVGVVGAITPWNYPLHQIVAKVAPALAAGCTVVLKPAEDTPLTAQLFAEAVEEAGLPAGVFNLVTGLGPVAGQALAEHEDVDLVSFTGSTAVGRRIGALAGGAVKRVALELGGKSANVILPGADLAKAVSVGVANVMSNSGQTCSAWTRMLVDADRYEEAVALAAEAVAKYVPGERVGPLVNARQRARVRGYIERGIEEGARVVAGGPEAPLPTGYYVSPTVFADVTPEMTIAREEIFGPVVSILKYEDEADALRIANDTVYGLAGAVWAADDAEAVAFARRMDTGQVDINGGRFNPLAPFGGYKQSGVGRELGAHGLAEYLQTKSLQF; this comes from the coding sequence ATGAAGGCCCACGACGGTATGTACATCGGCGGCGCATGGCGGCCCGCCGCGGGAACGGACACGATCGCGGTCGTGAATCCGGCGGACGAGCAGGTCATCGCCCATGTCCCGGCCGGTACCGCCGAGGACGTCGACGCCGCGGTACGGGCCGCACGCGCCGCCTTCCCCGGCTGGGCCGCCACCCCGCCCGCCGGGCGCGCCGCCCGCATCGGGGCGCTGCGCGATGTGCTGGCCGCCCGCGCGGACGAGATCGCCGAGACGGTCACCGCCGAACTGGGCGCGCCGCTCAAGCTGTCGCAGACGGTGCACGCCGGACTGCCGGTCATGGTCGCCGGTTCCTACGCCGAACTCGCCGCCTCGTACGCCTTCGAGGAGCGGCACGGCAACTCCACGGTCTTCCTGGAGCCCGTCGGCGTCGTCGGCGCGATCACCCCGTGGAACTACCCGCTGCACCAGATCGTCGCGAAGGTCGCCCCCGCGCTGGCCGCCGGCTGCACGGTCGTCCTCAAGCCCGCCGAGGACACCCCGCTCACCGCACAGCTCTTCGCCGAGGCAGTCGAGGAGGCCGGGCTGCCCGCGGGCGTCTTCAACCTGGTCACCGGTCTCGGCCCGGTCGCCGGACAGGCGCTCGCCGAGCACGAGGACGTCGACCTGGTCTCCTTCACCGGCTCCACCGCGGTCGGCCGGCGGATCGGCGCCCTCGCGGGCGGCGCGGTCAAGCGCGTCGCGCTGGAACTGGGCGGCAAGTCCGCCAACGTCATCCTGCCCGGCGCCGACCTCGCCAAGGCGGTCAGCGTCGGCGTCGCCAACGTCATGTCCAACTCCGGCCAGACGTGCAGCGCCTGGACCCGGATGCTGGTCGACGCCGACCGGTACGAGGAGGCCGTGGCGCTCGCCGCCGAGGCCGTCGCCAAGTACGTGCCGGGCGAGCGGGTCGGTCCGCTCGTCAACGCCAGGCAGCGGGCCCGGGTGCGCGGTTACATCGAGAGGGGCATCGAGGAGGGCGCCCGCGTCGTCGCCGGCGGCCCCGAGGCGCCCCTGCCCACCGGCTACTACGTCAGCCCCACGGTGTTCGCCGACGTCACCCCGGAGATGACCATCGCCCGTGAGGAGATCTTCGGCCCCGTCGTCTCGATCCTGAAGTACGAGGACGAGGCGGACGCGCTGCGCATCGCCAACGACACGGTGTACGGGCTCGCGGGCGCCGTCTGGGCCGCCGACGACGCCGAGGCCGTCGCCTTCGCCCGCCGGATGGACACCGGCCAGGTCGACATCAACGGCGGCCGCTTCAACCCGCTCGCCCCCTTCGGCGGCTACAAGCAGTCCGGCGTCGGCCGCGAACTCGGCGCGCACGGTCTGGCCGAGTACCTCCAGACCAAGTCCCTCCAGTTCTGA